One Vicia villosa cultivar HV-30 ecotype Madison, WI unplaced genomic scaffold, Vvil1.0 ctg.001861F_1_1, whole genome shotgun sequence DNA segment encodes these proteins:
- the LOC131636920 gene encoding uncharacterized protein LOC131636920, with protein MKKDGELYKRWFDKFREKCVWHTLDEELVEINFKKRASARLSDMLRRARLGYEERGIRPLWMGENVFKEMLVYWKSDEFKKKSEKAKQRRASERGAANHRAGSISIADHAERMAVAKRRAPLMQELHERTYRGRDGEYCDDRARDTQAEYKRLKKEFLAKHPELGGPHAGPAQQISRPEAKFITISKAILNSLWIALIWCN; from the exons ATGAAGAAGGATGGTGAATTATATAAACGTTGGTTCGACAAATTTCGG GAGAAGTGTGTATGGCACACACTTGATGAAGAGCTGGTTGAGATAAATTTTAAGAAAAGAGCATCGGCACGACTTTCAGATATGCTTAGGCGTGCCAGACTTGGATATGAAGAAAGAGGGATCAGACCTCTATGGATGGGAGAAAATGTTTTTAAAGAAATGCTTGTTTATTGGAAATCAGATGAGTTTAAGAAAAAATCTGAAAAAGCAAAGCAACGTAGAGCATCAGAAAGGGGAGCCGCCAATCATAGAGCCGGAAGCATTAGTATTGCTGATCATGCTGAACGAATG GCTGTGGCTAAGAGAAGAGCTCCATTAATGCAAGAGCTTCACGAGAGGACTTATCGGGGAAGAGATGGAGAGTATTGTGACGACCGTGCTAGAGATACTCAA GCGGAGTACAAAAGGTTGAAGAAGGAGTTTTTAGCTAAACATCCTGAGTTAGGCGGTCCACATGCAGGGCCGGCCCAACAGATCTCGAGGCCTGAGGCGAAATTTATAaca ATATCAAAAGCGATTCTAAACTCTCTATGGATAGCTTTAATTTGGTGCAATTAG